In Syntrophorhabdales bacterium, the genomic stretch CTTTCTCTAATCCTCGGAGACGCTGCTCTCTCAAATGTTGCGTGTTTCTTGTGGCAAGCGATGACTCTTGACCGGCGCAAATCCGACCGTGAACGGTCATGTCTTTGTGCTTGACAAGTATGCCAGCTGATATACAATCGTCAAAAGGCTGACCAGAAACTGCCCTGGGAAAGGACGGTGCAGCATGCCTGAGTTTCGGAAACTTGCGAACGGTGTATACGCCTTCCTGCAGCAGCCCCTGATCTGCTACAGCAGCGCCGGCGTCATCATCGGGAACCGGGATGTGATCGTGGTCGATAGCCTGACCAATGCCGCCATGGCCGAGAGCCTGCTGGCGGAAATTCGTCGAGTAACAGACAAGTCGGTCCGCTTCCTGATCAATACCCATTCCCACTTTGATCACGTTTACACCAATCACCTTTTCCCGGAAGCCATCGTCATCAGCACCCGTCGGGGACGTGAGGAGACGGGAGCCAACCAGAAGGTCCAGGACAGACATGACGCCCTCTTCGCCAGGCTTTTCCCCGATGTGGATCTGAGAGGCGGCCGCTACACTCTTCAGGATATGAGCTTCACCGGCAGTCTTTCCTTCTACCAGGGGGAGCGTGAAGTCCGCGTGCTCGAGTTGGGCGTGGGACATTCCGAATCCGATGTGGTGGTCTATCTGCCCGGAGAGAGGATCGTCTTTTGTGGCGATGTCTTCGTAAACGGCTTGCCGCCGCTACCCGGCGAGGGCCGCGTCACCCAGACCATCGCCAACTACAAGGCCATAGAGGCTCTGGATGCTGAGATCTACGTGGCCGGGCATGGTGATCCGGGAACCCTGGCCGACGTGAGCGCCCAGCGGAGGCAACTTGAAAGCCAGTTTCGGCGTGCCAGGGAATGTTTCGAGCAGGGCATGAGCTACGATGCAGCCCTGCAGGTCTTTGCCAAAGATGCCATGCCTCTGGATTTCCAGAGACTCACTGTCCTGGCCAGCTACTGCGAATTCACCGGGAAGAAGCCCGAGAGCGCCGACCCCACCAGCCAGAACCACATGACCCTGTTGCAGGGCATCGCCACTGAGGCCAGGCTGCTGCTGGGCGCGTAAGTTCTTCACTATTGTGGGTGGCAACAGTGATGAGCAGTAAGCGGCGGAGCGGCTGGAAAACCATTCCGCCGTCGCTCCTTGACTACAGGAAAAGGCGCATTATAGTACACTCCAAGATGCGGTGTTGATCGCAATGTATACTAGACGGAGGGGCGTATGAAAAGTATCGAGGTACGGAAGTTTGATTCGCCGGATGAGGTCAGGAACTTTGATAAAGGCAAGCTTGAGTTGATCAACGTGAATGGAAGAATCGTCGGCCGGGCAACCTTCGAGCCTGGCTGGAGGTGGTCGCACTCACTGAAACCGGTAGTCAAGACGGAAAGCTGCCAGGCTCCCCACTTCCAGTACCATGTTTCGGGCACGCTCCACATCAAGGCAGATGACGGCACCGAGAGGGACGTGAAAGCAGGGGAGGTCTCGCTGTTAGGAGCTGGCCATGATGCCTGGGTCGTCGGCAACGAGCCGGTCGTGGTTATCGATTTTCAGGGCATGGCTGACTATGCCCAACAGAGGTGTGAGCCCGGTTCGGAACCTCTTCATGTGTATAAACCGGATTGATCTGCAGTGTAGTCACGGCATACGACGGCCCGCACGGTAATCATCACCTGCGGCTCCCGCACATAATCAGATCTTGAACTCGTCAAACGTCTCCGGGGCAAACAGCTCATCGATGCTGACCAATCTGGCCGAAAGACCCTGTTCAAAAGAGTACTGGCAGAGTGCATCGAGCGTTGCTCGGTTTTTCGCAACGCCGTAAGGCCACCAGTCGTCACCCAGCACAGCGCGTGTTCGCTCGGCCTCCCAGGCACCCCATGGCAGTATCGAGTAAAGTGGTGCGCCGCCCGTCTGAAGGAGATTCTTCAGTACAATATTCTTCGCCTGATCACATGCCTTATAGAGTGACATGGCGAGCCACCGGTTCTTCTCGTAAATCTCGCGCTTGAGAACAATGGTGTGCATGATCGGAAAAATACCTGTTTTGCGGAAATACTCGCCCTCAGCCTCTATGAAGTTGCCGAACATGCGCTCAACATTTGGCGAGCCGTTGGCGAAGCAGGAGGGGGTCCTCGCAGTGAAAAGCGCATCGAGCTCCCCGCTATCAAGCATCTGCGAAAGCGTCTTGTCATTGGGAATTGATTCGTAACGAATATCAGGCGGAAGCTTGAGCTTCAGCTTCTCCTCTCGTCCCGGCGTCTCTTGTCCTCCGCCGCGCCACTCCATCTCTCGGGGATGCACACCGTACTCGTGCTGAATAAGGCCTCTCAGCCAGAGGCAGGCTGTCATCTGGTACTCAGGCACCCCCACTCTTTTTCCCCGCAAATCCTCAGGCTTCTTGATGCCCTTGTGCACATTTACATAGATGCAGGAGTGACGGAAAATGCGAAGGGTAAATACAGGAATGGCCACGAAGCGCTCGTCTCCGCGCGAGCGGGCCATGACATAGGAAGAGAGTGACATTTCGGCAATATCGAACTCTTCATGTTTCAACTGTCGCCAGAAGATCTCCTCGACTTCGAGAGGGATGAAGTTAAGCAGGAATCCTTCAGGCACAACACTGCCCTGCAGTATGGGCGCAAGATGCAGGTACGGCTTACAGGAAAAGGTGAAACGCGGTTTGTCCATCCATGCCTCCTTATCGTTGCCGTTCCATCTTTTCCAGGTAATACGTCCAGAGCATCTGCAGTTGTTGCGGGGTGTAGTTGTTCGCCGCCATTTTTTTTGCCTCTGCCGGCGACATACCACTAGGTTTCCCGTAAAGGTTTGCTTCCAGATGCTCCTGCGCTGCCTGTTCGAAATGGAGGGCAGTGAAGACTGCTTCCTCGATTGACGCCCCCACGGCGACGAGGCCGTGGTTCTTCATGAGCGCCAGAGGTTTATCACCCAACGTCTTCGCCAGTTGAATGGCCTGCTCTTTCGCCTGGATCAGGCCGGCTTCAGGATGAAAGGGTATCTTGCCGACAAAGCGTACACTGTGCTGAGTAATGAGACTTATCTTGCCCTTGAATACCGAGGAAAGGATGATCGAGTAGTATGGATGCACATGGACAACAGACTGCACGTTTTTCCTTCTCCTGAGAATCTCCAGATGCATGACTCTCTCCGAATGCATCTTCCCCTGCCCTTCCCGCAGGTTGCCATCCAAGTCTATTTTCTGAAGATCTGCTGCGGTTACTTTCTCGAATCCCATGCCCCAGGGTTTGATATAGACGAGTCCATCTTCGTCCCT encodes the following:
- a CDS encoding class II aldolase/adducin family protein, which produces MSSTELKTKLEQAHRILFMEGLAEDSSRGHITARDEDGLVYIKPWGMGFEKVTAADLQKIDLDGNLREGQGKMHSERVMHLEILRRRKNVQSVVHVHPYYSIILSSVFKGKISLITQHSVRFVGKIPFHPEAGLIQAKEQAIQLAKTLGDKPLALMKNHGLVAVGASIEEAVFTALHFEQAAQEHLEANLYGKPSGMSPAEAKKMAANNYTPQQLQMLWTYYLEKMERQR
- a CDS encoding PhnD/SsuA/transferrin family substrate-binding protein, which codes for MDKPRFTFSCKPYLHLAPILQGSVVPEGFLLNFIPLEVEEIFWRQLKHEEFDIAEMSLSSYVMARSRGDERFVAIPVFTLRIFRHSCIYVNVHKGIKKPEDLRGKRVGVPEYQMTACLWLRGLIQHEYGVHPREMEWRGGGQETPGREEKLKLKLPPDIRYESIPNDKTLSQMLDSGELDALFTARTPSCFANGSPNVERMFGNFIEAEGEYFRKTGIFPIMHTIVLKREIYEKNRWLAMSLYKACDQAKNIVLKNLLQTGGAPLYSILPWGAWEAERTRAVLGDDWWPYGVAKNRATLDALCQYSFEQGLSARLVSIDELFAPETFDEFKI
- a CDS encoding cupin domain-containing protein, which encodes MKSIEVRKFDSPDEVRNFDKGKLELINVNGRIVGRATFEPGWRWSHSLKPVVKTESCQAPHFQYHVSGTLHIKADDGTERDVKAGEVSLLGAGHDAWVVGNEPVVVIDFQGMADYAQQRCEPGSEPLHVYKPD
- a CDS encoding MBL fold metallo-hydrolase; the encoded protein is MPEFRKLANGVYAFLQQPLICYSSAGVIIGNRDVIVVDSLTNAAMAESLLAEIRRVTDKSVRFLINTHSHFDHVYTNHLFPEAIVISTRRGREETGANQKVQDRHDALFARLFPDVDLRGGRYTLQDMSFTGSLSFYQGEREVRVLELGVGHSESDVVVYLPGERIVFCGDVFVNGLPPLPGEGRVTQTIANYKAIEALDAEIYVAGHGDPGTLADVSAQRRQLESQFRRARECFEQGMSYDAALQVFAKDAMPLDFQRLTVLASYCEFTGKKPESADPTSQNHMTLLQGIATEARLLLGA